The following proteins are co-located in the Apium graveolens cultivar Ventura chromosome 5, ASM990537v1, whole genome shotgun sequence genome:
- the LOC141661972 gene encoding uncharacterized protein LOC141661972 → MSSNPVKDAGAPSGSNANKASLLKMEFSLDEVNYAIDILGEDAAVDELVDFIAATHIAEETEKDGVCTNHCHEEKNEVGNASDVLSGSLIAKKEILVEMNFSLDEINLAMEMLGNNVLCCDALLEILLVVFKYPCRHLGENTPVEKLVNYIIDFVRAEESEQDGVCSDHCNGESTEFSYVYTIIPYPFDIFFYYNFENIY, encoded by the exons GACGCGGGTGCCCCAAGTGGTTCTAACGCTAATAAGGCGTCTTTGCTAAAGATGGAATTTTCTCTGGATGAAGTTAATTATGCAATTGACATACTTG GCGAAGATGCTGCAGTAGATGAGCTTGTAGATTTTATTGCTGCTACGCATATAGCAGAGGAAACAGAGAAGGATGGTGTATGCACAAATCACTGTCATGAAGAGAAGAATGAGGTTGGAAAT GCCTCTGATGTCCTCAGCGGATCTCTTATTGCTAAGAAGGAAATTTTGGTGGAAATGAACTTTTCCTTAGATGAAATCAATTTAGCAATGGAAATGCTTGGAAATAATGTTCTCTGTTGTGATGCTCTTTTGGAAATTCTTTTGGTTGTTTTTAAATACCCATGTAGACATTTAG GTGAAAATACTCCCGTGGAGAAGCTAGTTAATTACATCATTGACTTTGTGAGAGCAGAAGAAAGCGAGCAAGATGGCGTTTGTTCGGATCATTGTAATGGAGAAAGTACTGAGTTTAGTTATGTATACACAATTATTCCATATCCTTTTgacatatttttttattataattttgaaaatatatattaa